In one window of Haladaptatus sp. QDMS2 DNA:
- a CDS encoding pentapeptide repeat-containing protein has product MTVWVFPGDESFLETTIADGVLRYPEPLDIESGDPLIVYRIDTAEIVGPFVAAISAALTGAIPDDSKESFEIPFDIDYPLKVAPIENDWRREDLAAGGAPEDEFEAEILLDMLDDSKTVADVASTDDGVTEETKNSNEEPLTLHAISKSREQIIGDKMDFSGSSFGTLQLEDAQLRGADLSYSELAGTNFRGANLQGADLRGAELKGADFTYAKIKGADFRGANLTNATLTEDLAECRFSGAILDDANLRRATLEGVDLSGARLEGTDLTGTFLRRARFDRANLSGALLDGATLTGASFEHATLSNARFIDANLQEVSFRNASIPDTTFGMCNLKGSVFDEANLSGSDLTEAILDEASFQDANLESIVLQSQNAKGLDFTDANLSGGNLRDVRLDAARFSGARLVETRFDRADISDAVITDAKASGASFVNANVERVAFDQTELFRADFKGASMYGAMLESARIGGGTEFNEINTEENLAEINSNLYVNYDPRSDAEVHETATTQTSSIRKAMSVYGTLEQVMRDNAFGDFATHYFRNRKELEQRFHREQGATVPLYINRFSQITTDYGESLSRLVKRTAVLVIGVMPFVYPAMGLTHTNLGPVGYLEVGYIAPLFGLLLSLSTFTGLGYGQLSVSPAGEVIATLETGLGVLFFALVVFVLTRQVGR; this is encoded by the coding sequence ATGACCGTCTGGGTGTTCCCTGGCGACGAGTCATTCCTCGAAACGACCATCGCAGACGGGGTGCTCCGCTATCCCGAGCCGCTGGATATCGAATCGGGCGACCCACTCATCGTCTACCGTATTGATACGGCAGAAATCGTCGGCCCGTTCGTGGCTGCAATCTCTGCAGCGTTGACGGGCGCAATACCCGACGACTCCAAAGAATCGTTCGAAATACCATTCGATATCGACTACCCGTTGAAGGTTGCCCCAATCGAGAATGATTGGCGCAGGGAGGATCTCGCTGCAGGTGGTGCCCCGGAAGATGAGTTCGAAGCCGAGATTCTCCTGGATATGCTTGATGACTCCAAGACGGTCGCAGACGTCGCCTCGACTGACGATGGCGTGACAGAGGAAACGAAGAATTCCAATGAAGAGCCGTTGACGCTCCATGCAATTTCGAAATCCAGGGAGCAAATCATCGGTGATAAAATGGACTTCTCTGGATCCTCATTCGGAACCTTGCAACTCGAGGATGCACAACTTCGTGGAGCTGACCTTTCCTACTCGGAGCTTGCCGGAACGAACTTCCGCGGCGCGAATCTCCAGGGTGCGGATCTTCGTGGTGCAGAGCTGAAAGGTGCGGACTTCACCTACGCGAAAATCAAGGGGGCAGACTTTCGTGGCGCCAACCTCACGAACGCGACCCTGACCGAGGATCTCGCGGAATGCCGCTTCAGCGGGGCCATCCTCGACGATGCGAATCTCAGACGGGCGACGCTCGAGGGCGTCGATTTGAGCGGCGCACGACTAGAGGGTACGGACCTAACCGGAACGTTTCTTAGGAGAGCTCGCTTCGACCGTGCGAACCTCTCTGGCGCTTTGTTAGATGGGGCGACGCTGACCGGTGCTTCCTTCGAACATGCGACGTTGTCCAATGCACGGTTCATAGACGCGAACCTCCAGGAAGTCTCCTTCAGGAATGCCTCCATCCCTGATACGACCTTCGGAATGTGCAATCTCAAGGGTAGCGTCTTCGACGAAGCCAATCTCAGTGGTTCCGATTTAACGGAAGCAATCCTCGACGAGGCATCGTTCCAGGATGCAAACCTCGAGAGTATTGTTTTACAATCGCAGAACGCCAAGGGGCTCGACTTCACCGACGCTAATTTGAGTGGTGGTAATTTACGCGACGTCCGGTTGGACGCTGCGCGGTTCTCCGGGGCTCGGCTCGTCGAGACTCGGTTCGACCGTGCGGATATCAGCGACGCGGTAATCACGGACGCGAAGGCAAGTGGTGCTAGCTTCGTCAACGCGAACGTTGAACGGGTCGCGTTCGATCAGACCGAGCTCTTCCGCGCCGATTTCAAGGGCGCATCGATGTACGGGGCGATGCTCGAATCGGCACGCATCGGAGGGGGAACCGAGTTCAATGAGATTAACACCGAAGAGAACCTAGCTGAAATCAATTCGAACTTGTACGTCAATTATGACCCGCGCTCCGACGCCGAGGTCCACGAGACTGCTACTACGCAAACATCATCGATTCGGAAGGCGATGTCCGTCTACGGCACGCTCGAGCAAGTCATGAGGGACAACGCCTTCGGCGATTTCGCTACCCATTACTTCCGTAACAGGAAAGAGCTCGAACAACGCTTCCACCGCGAACAGGGAGCGACTGTCCCACTCTATATCAACCGGTTCTCCCAGATTACGACGGATTACGGAGAGTCGCTTTCACGATTAGTGAAGCGGACGGCAGTCCTCGTCATTGGAGTGATGCCCTTCGTTTATCCTGCAATGGGGTTGACACACACTAATCTGGGGCCGGTGGGGTACCTCGAGGTTGGATATATCGCGCCTTTGTTCGGCCTCCTTCTGAGTCTCTCAACGTTCACCGGGCTTGGATACGGACAACTCAGCGTGAGTCCTGCTGGTGAAGTGATAGCGACGCTCGAGACAGGGCTGGGTGTGCTCTTCTTCGCGCTGGTAGTCTTCGTCTTGACACGTCAAGTTGGCCGGTGA
- a CDS encoding phosphatidylserine/phosphatidylglycerophosphate/cardiolipin synthase family protein has protein sequence MVAEHSQDRFNNLCNDYTIAGSLRDEEAIQTLIEWFEAADEMIASGRAVFNRSGSALGRRAQEAVLIGLLKTEAASRVAVGGSLVDSEYAFNRDRVLEVLTQQRIAVRALESEGPLESDLTQVETLTTVPPGTTVTRLASQTVGPLPSRLRRLLLEARESVRIANPYFDPQQRIIGDIIGLPRKGAVTKILTREVTEPSHRATFNRMHNELDAEARRLLDVRELFELDESGRQAVATHAKVMVVDDSIAYVGSANLTTTSLGSNFEVGVLIEGPPVDDIATIFDEVFASARLVDLPVGGR, from the coding sequence ATGGTCGCTGAGCACTCCCAGGACCGGTTCAACAATCTCTGTAATGACTACACCATCGCAGGGTCCCTTCGAGACGAGGAGGCCATCCAGACGCTCATAGAGTGGTTCGAGGCGGCGGACGAAATGATTGCGAGCGGCCGAGCGGTGTTCAATCGGAGCGGTTCGGCTCTCGGCAGACGGGCACAGGAAGCGGTCTTAATCGGGCTGTTGAAGACCGAAGCTGCAAGCCGGGTCGCCGTGGGTGGATCGCTCGTCGACTCGGAGTACGCCTTCAATCGGGATCGCGTCCTCGAGGTCCTGACCCAGCAACGAATCGCGGTCAGAGCGCTCGAGAGCGAAGGTCCCCTGGAGTCCGACCTGACTCAGGTCGAGACGTTGACGACGGTCCCCCCCGGCACGACCGTGACCCGATTGGCGAGTCAGACCGTGGGCCCGCTGCCATCGCGCCTCCGTCGGTTGTTGCTTGAAGCTCGCGAATCGGTCCGTATCGCGAATCCGTACTTCGATCCACAACAACGGATTATCGGTGACATCATCGGCCTCCCACGGAAGGGGGCGGTGACGAAAATCTTGACGCGCGAGGTGACAGAGCCGAGCCACAGGGCGACATTCAACCGGATGCACAATGAACTTGATGCGGAAGCCCGGCGGCTGTTGGACGTCCGTGAACTGTTCGAGCTCGACGAATCAGGGAGACAGGCGGTGGCGACCCACGCGAAGGTGATGGTCGTCGATGATTCCATCGCTTACGTCGGAAGCGCGAACCTAACGACGACGAGCTTGGGGTCGAACTTCGAGGTGGGCGTCCTTATCGAAGGTCCACCGGTGGACGATATCGCGACGATTTTCGATGAGGTGTTCGCAAGCGCCCGATTGGTCGACCTCCCGGTGGGTGGGCGATGA
- a CDS encoding DUF1998 domain-containing protein, which yields MQVDDWKVDRMENVDEKRVMKRIAGAVKEFRNSDEKPWNDIENAAIDIYRPKEVQGDLFPMTMVCRQCNAVFNPKNHKHLASTKGTCTRCSEGELHQLQWVLTHDCGAVSNIMPKACDKPGHGWEDVFLKRGDPDNVNTFEFRCRKCRQKIKSLTGPCSGCSEYVSEASPLQSGSVYYPQREVMVEIPPVGPEARDLVFNDEWARVLMHAHLGLLDLNQEGITLESVATRRGIDGEQLAGIEDRLKEVPADVADDILDALGSAQTGLPGRVEIAKKNETRVDLPNDSTRFSHIAHELFTFIRSTEGYEGPRQHVRNVNRHPVPRPLSDYVDDPKFERKYRQAGLYRKRLRSINVSDAWIVDSFPLLSVVFGYTRDDIQASKVDLKAFEKSASSDALTAYGDRSPSEAIVLEIDRKAIIEWLLDAGVLNGANAPDLEDEVALKTWFLENIDPTELQNPFTPIEDEMTEQVYQLLHTMSHALMSTASQQCGLDSDSISELILPTVPSIILYAESMEHFALGGMFTLFKTRLHDWVDEAKKHAVQCIYDPACIEDESGAACHACMHVSEFTCQSFNNTLDRTVLVGDGAKVPAFWDI from the coding sequence ATGCAGGTCGATGACTGGAAGGTCGACCGCATGGAGAACGTCGACGAGAAGCGGGTGATGAAACGCATCGCCGGCGCTGTCAAGGAGTTCCGCAACAGCGACGAGAAGCCGTGGAACGACATCGAGAACGCGGCCATCGATATCTACCGACCCAAGGAGGTCCAGGGCGACCTCTTCCCAATGACGATGGTGTGTCGACAGTGCAACGCGGTGTTCAACCCAAAGAACCACAAGCACCTCGCGTCGACGAAGGGAACCTGTACCCGGTGTAGTGAAGGCGAGTTACACCAGCTGCAATGGGTCTTGACCCATGACTGTGGGGCGGTCTCGAACATTATGCCGAAAGCGTGTGATAAGCCTGGCCACGGTTGGGAAGACGTCTTTCTGAAGCGTGGGGATCCAGACAACGTCAACACCTTCGAGTTCCGGTGTCGGAAGTGCCGCCAGAAGATTAAATCCTTGACCGGCCCATGTAGCGGGTGTTCGGAGTACGTCAGCGAGGCCAGCCCGCTTCAGAGCGGTTCGGTCTACTACCCACAGCGGGAGGTGATGGTCGAGATTCCACCCGTGGGACCGGAGGCTCGAGATCTCGTCTTCAACGACGAGTGGGCGCGGGTGCTAATGCATGCGCACCTTGGGTTACTCGACCTGAACCAGGAAGGCATCACCCTCGAATCGGTCGCGACGCGACGCGGTATCGATGGCGAGCAGTTGGCAGGTATCGAAGACCGCCTCAAAGAGGTGCCTGCTGACGTTGCTGATGACATCCTCGACGCGCTCGGGAGCGCACAGACCGGGCTTCCTGGCCGTGTGGAGATAGCGAAAAAGAACGAAACGAGGGTAGATTTGCCGAACGACTCGACGCGGTTTTCGCATATCGCCCACGAGCTCTTCACCTTCATCCGCTCGACGGAGGGGTACGAAGGACCGCGCCAGCACGTCAGGAACGTGAACCGCCATCCGGTCCCGCGTCCACTCTCAGATTACGTCGACGATCCAAAGTTCGAGCGAAAGTACCGCCAGGCCGGACTCTACCGCAAACGACTGCGAAGTATCAACGTGTCTGACGCATGGATTGTCGACAGCTTCCCACTGCTCTCAGTGGTTTTCGGCTACACCAGAGACGACATCCAGGCGAGCAAGGTCGACCTGAAGGCGTTCGAGAAGTCCGCCTCGAGCGATGCGCTGACCGCGTACGGCGATCGATCGCCATCGGAGGCTATCGTCCTCGAGATAGATAGGAAGGCTATCATCGAGTGGCTGCTCGATGCTGGCGTGCTGAACGGAGCCAACGCACCCGACCTCGAAGACGAGGTCGCACTCAAGACCTGGTTCCTCGAGAACATCGACCCGACGGAGCTGCAGAACCCGTTCACACCGATTGAGGACGAGATGACCGAGCAAGTGTACCAGCTGCTCCATACGATGAGCCATGCACTGATGTCGACCGCCAGCCAGCAGTGTGGGTTGGATTCCGACAGCATCTCGGAGCTCATCCTCCCGACGGTACCATCCATTATCCTCTACGCCGAGAGCATGGAGCATTTCGCTCTCGGCGGGATGTTCACCCTGTTCAAGACCCGCCTCCATGATTGGGTCGACGAGGCGAAGAAGCACGCCGTCCAGTGTATCTACGATCCCGCATGCATCGAAGACGAGTCGGGAGCTGCCTGTCACGCATGCATGCACGTGAGCGAGTTCACCTGCCAGTCGTTCAACAACACACTGGACAGGACCGTTCTTGTGGGGGATGGAGCAAAGGTTCCGGCCTTCTGGGATATCTAA
- a CDS encoding helicase-related protein produces MKPRFDSIPPRNDPEYTRPPEEAFDTEGDTKYRRHQAMDHVITGRLIDRITGRGPEQQTLYGNTPSRRCFAGVVASQYRFRKAQAEDDSFQNFGQDVAPFSLGLTFQVDSDELDDAEFEFQPNLKLFYRRYPKYEEQLRYGELEEASYGELAVTNEDREVHADGGTATYDEQNLLRVFERLSPSIEPISVPGAEIRDAAKRDRRLHYDITNQLQAAREAYHGAERVYCESTDGVERWEADSVPAESLTDEPSFEAHLEEVFSETPKPVEWTAYLRITASQRDDGRIAVSVSLVNGFGEDYPNSEEPDEDWQSYLFDVTLGVEAGSPLFKSFPSEEIRDHYQYDGNIYAIGENCAVERMSKNPVTGLQTTTVPVYEQPKYHSRETVDAPFSELAHGDIDGVLANIEAEMDSAYEQYENLEDDILVGKTSAAQKEYQKTLRDFAAERERFHQGRELIANDPQVEKAFRALNETFTEMGEDYVQWRLFQIVFIVMTLPDIVAQADPERDIVDALNVGDVIYFPTGGGKTEAYLGLVVFAAFYDRLRGKEFGMTALTKFPLRLLSLQQLQRIADVLCMAETIRRDDSAMAGESFSVGYFVGRNNTPNKTYSMSDRGGDTNYVKEARDDPDKQQEWLMVQDCPYCDADETVSVTGDLERMRIIHQCENPECPEVQHQGGKTAELPIYITDEEVYRHAPTFVVSTIDKIAIVGWQRRMRTLFGRVKHRCQKHGLTSEEECFMADNSYPKKLRCDSADLTPVEPVDPPSILIQDELHLLREEFGAFDSHYETFIQELVNRYTDGRWQMKIVAATATIKGASSQVNALYWRDTNVFPTQGPRLRQSFYAYEDPYQLGRRMVGAIPRTISRTLAINSIIRERAMLVQELQGDLESDDLDGLDAALAEIPESQLGGPLDLPTDVAERKDIYQKLLGMYEVQVNYNIAKTKSDMLQRNVNQMLNEQLKAYGEPYHELKSVPLTGETDMDVVRDALARLESDNPDRPIDIVIATSMISHGVDIDKLNFISFFGMPRNTAEYIQAYSRVGRRYPGTVFVLFDAIRARDRSHYTKFEHYHRYQDLLVEATPLERWAQFAIDRTMPGLIVGLFLQYYHHEFEGQTEKSLYQFQGYNEALDRDLITSEDALEFIKRAYSVTEEQEQEWSDVHGINLYRERIKDQFDKVWDRLVEDPLGKDPREEFIANVVTGDAEDEHGPMNSLRDIDQQIDIIPNRYSTVVVESFKEGGH; encoded by the coding sequence ATGAAACCACGTTTCGATTCAATTCCACCTCGGAACGATCCAGAGTACACCCGACCACCCGAAGAGGCGTTCGATACAGAGGGGGATACCAAGTACCGTCGCCATCAGGCGATGGACCATGTCATTACAGGACGGTTAATCGACCGGATTACGGGACGAGGACCAGAGCAACAGACGCTTTACGGGAACACACCGAGTCGTCGATGTTTCGCCGGCGTTGTTGCGAGTCAGTATCGCTTCCGGAAGGCGCAAGCAGAGGACGATAGCTTCCAGAACTTCGGCCAAGATGTCGCACCGTTCTCGCTTGGGCTGACGTTCCAGGTCGATTCCGACGAGCTCGACGACGCAGAGTTCGAGTTCCAACCCAATCTAAAGCTCTTCTACCGTCGTTATCCTAAATACGAGGAGCAACTCCGATACGGGGAATTGGAGGAGGCTTCCTATGGCGAACTCGCGGTGACGAACGAGGACCGGGAGGTCCACGCAGATGGAGGGACCGCCACCTACGATGAACAAAACCTCCTGAGGGTGTTCGAGCGGCTATCGCCGTCCATTGAACCAATCTCTGTCCCTGGGGCGGAGATTCGTGACGCCGCCAAACGCGACCGACGGCTACACTACGATATAACCAATCAGTTACAGGCGGCGCGAGAGGCGTACCACGGAGCCGAGCGGGTCTATTGCGAATCCACAGATGGTGTCGAACGCTGGGAGGCCGACTCTGTTCCAGCGGAGAGCCTTACCGACGAACCATCGTTCGAGGCACATCTCGAGGAGGTGTTCTCCGAGACGCCCAAACCCGTCGAGTGGACGGCGTACCTCCGAATCACCGCCAGCCAGCGTGACGACGGACGAATAGCCGTCTCGGTCTCGCTCGTCAACGGCTTCGGTGAAGACTATCCAAACTCAGAGGAACCCGACGAGGATTGGCAGTCCTACCTCTTCGATGTCACTCTCGGGGTCGAGGCCGGGTCGCCATTGTTCAAATCCTTCCCATCCGAGGAGATTCGAGATCACTACCAGTACGACGGGAACATTTACGCCATCGGTGAGAACTGCGCGGTCGAGCGTATGAGCAAGAATCCGGTCACCGGTCTTCAGACGACCACTGTCCCTGTATATGAGCAGCCGAAGTATCACTCCCGAGAGACCGTTGACGCGCCCTTCAGCGAATTGGCACATGGGGACATTGATGGCGTCCTCGCGAACATCGAAGCTGAAATGGACTCGGCCTACGAGCAGTACGAAAATCTCGAAGATGACATACTGGTTGGCAAAACGTCGGCGGCACAGAAGGAGTACCAGAAGACGCTCAGGGACTTTGCTGCCGAACGAGAGCGGTTCCATCAGGGGCGTGAACTCATCGCGAACGACCCACAGGTTGAGAAGGCGTTCCGCGCGCTGAACGAGACTTTCACCGAGATGGGTGAAGATTACGTGCAATGGCGGCTCTTCCAAATCGTCTTCATCGTCATGACGCTCCCGGATATCGTCGCGCAAGCAGACCCAGAGCGGGATATCGTTGATGCGCTCAATGTCGGTGACGTCATCTACTTCCCGACTGGTGGTGGGAAGACCGAAGCATACCTTGGATTGGTTGTCTTCGCGGCGTTTTACGACCGCCTCCGGGGGAAGGAGTTCGGGATGACCGCGCTCACGAAGTTCCCACTGCGCCTGCTCTCGTTGCAACAACTCCAGCGCATCGCCGACGTCCTCTGCATGGCCGAAACTATCCGCCGGGACGATTCGGCGATGGCAGGTGAATCGTTCAGTGTCGGCTACTTTGTCGGTCGGAACAACACGCCGAACAAGACCTACTCGATGAGCGATCGTGGAGGCGACACGAACTACGTCAAGGAGGCAAGGGACGACCCTGACAAGCAACAGGAGTGGCTGATGGTCCAGGACTGTCCGTACTGCGACGCTGACGAGACGGTCTCGGTCACGGGCGACTTGGAGCGAATGCGAATCATCCATCAGTGCGAGAACCCTGAGTGCCCAGAGGTGCAACACCAGGGTGGTAAGACAGCAGAGCTACCCATCTACATCACCGACGAGGAGGTCTACCGTCACGCTCCCACGTTCGTGGTGAGCACCATCGACAAAATCGCCATCGTCGGCTGGCAGCGCAGGATGCGGACGCTCTTCGGTCGCGTCAAGCATCGCTGCCAGAAGCACGGCCTCACCAGCGAGGAGGAGTGCTTCATGGCCGACAACTCCTACCCGAAAAAGCTCCGATGCGACAGCGCCGATTTGACTCCGGTAGAGCCTGTAGATCCGCCATCCATACTCATCCAAGACGAGCTGCACCTGCTCCGGGAGGAATTTGGTGCGTTCGATTCTCATTACGAGACGTTCATCCAAGAGTTGGTGAACCGCTACACTGACGGCCGGTGGCAGATGAAAATCGTGGCGGCGACCGCGACCATCAAGGGAGCTTCGTCACAGGTAAACGCGCTCTATTGGCGGGACACGAACGTCTTCCCGACACAGGGGCCGCGGCTGCGGCAGTCCTTCTATGCGTACGAAGATCCATATCAACTCGGGCGTCGAATGGTTGGGGCGATACCTCGGACCATCTCGCGAACCTTGGCCATCAACTCCATCATCCGCGAACGGGCAATGCTCGTCCAGGAACTCCAGGGAGATTTGGAATCTGATGACCTTGACGGACTGGATGCTGCGCTCGCGGAGATTCCGGAATCACAACTCGGTGGTCCACTCGACCTGCCCACGGACGTGGCTGAGCGCAAGGACATCTACCAAAAATTGCTCGGAATGTATGAGGTACAGGTCAACTACAACATCGCGAAGACGAAGAGTGATATGTTGCAGCGTAACGTCAACCAGATGCTCAACGAGCAGCTGAAGGCGTACGGCGAGCCCTATCACGAACTCAAATCGGTCCCCCTTACGGGAGAGACAGACATGGACGTGGTCCGCGACGCGCTAGCGCGGTTGGAATCTGACAATCCCGATCGGCCTATCGATATCGTCATCGCGACGTCGATGATTTCACACGGTGTAGACATCGACAAGCTGAACTTCATCTCCTTCTTCGGGATGCCTCGGAACACTGCCGAGTACATCCAGGCGTACTCACGCGTCGGTCGAAGGTATCCTGGGACAGTGTTCGTCCTCTTCGACGCGATTCGCGCTCGAGATCGCTCGCATTACACAAAGTTCGAACATTACCACCGCTACCAGGACCTACTCGTCGAGGCGACTCCGCTCGAGCGATGGGCCCAATTCGCTATCGACCGGACAATGCCCGGACTCATAGTCGGGCTGTTCCTCCAGTACTACCATCACGAGTTCGAAGGGCAGACCGAGAAGTCGCTCTACCAATTCCAGGGGTACAACGAAGCCCTAGACCGTGACCTTATCACCAGCGAGGACGCCCTCGAGTTTATCAAGCGGGCCTACTCGGTTACGGAGGAACAGGAACAAGAGTGGTCGGACGTTCACGGGATAAACCTCTACCGTGAGCGCATCAAAGATCAGTTCGATAAAGTGTGGGACCGGCTGGTCGAAGATCCCCTGGGGAAGGATCCCCGCGAGGAGTTCATCGCGAATGTGGTGACGGGTGACGCCGAGGACGAGCACGGGCCGATGAATAGCCTCCGGGATATCGACCAACAAATCGACATCATTCCGAACCGGTACTCCACCGTCGTCGTGGAGTCGTTCAAAGAAGGTGGCCACTGA